CCACGTCACCCAGGTCGCGACCTACTACCGCGGCAAGATCTACGCCTGGGACGTCGTCAACGAGGCCTTCGCCGACGGCAGCGGCGGCGGCCGCCGCGACTCCAACCTCCAGCGCACCGGCAACGACTGGATCGAGGCGGCCTTCCGCGCCGCCCGCGCCGCCGACCCGGGCGCCAAGCTCTGCTACAACGACTACAACACCGACGACTGGACCCACGCCAAGACCCAGGCCGTCTACCGCATGGTCCAGGACTTCAAGCAGCGCGGCGTGCCCATCGACTGCGTCGGCCTCCAGTCCCACTTCAACTCCCAGAGCCCGGTGCCCTCGAACTACCAGACCACCCTGCAGAACTTCGCCAACCTCGGCGTCGACGTCCAGATCACCGAACTCGACATCGAGGGCTCCGGCTCCGCGCAGGCCCAGAACTTCCAGCGCGTCACCCAGGCCTGCCTCGCCGTCGCCCGCTGCACCGGCATCACCGTGTGGGGCATCCGCGACACGGACTCCTGGCGCGCCTCGGGCACCCCGCTGCTCTTCGACGCCGGCGGCAACAAGAAGGCCGCCTACACCTCGACCCTGAACGCCCTCAACGCGGCCGACCCGACGGGTCCGACCACCACGACCACCACCACCACGACCACGACCACGACCACGACGACCACCACCACGACCCCCGGCCCCGGGCCGGGCGGCTGCACCGCCTCGGTGTCGCTGAACTCGTGGAACGGCGGCTTCGTCGCCACGGTCAAGGTCACTGCGGGGTCCTCGGCCATCAGCGGCTGGACGGTGACGACCAACCTGCCCTCCGGGGCGACGGTCACCAACGCCTGGAACGCCCAGCGCAGCGGCACCTCCGGCACCGTCAACTGGACGAACGTGGCCTACAACGGCCGGGTCGCGGCCGGGCAGTCGACCGAGTTCGGCTTCCAGGGCACCGGCTCCGCCACCGGCATGACGCCGACGTGCAGCGCTAACTGACCCACCCGCAGGACCCGATCCACCGCACGACCCGATCCACCGCACGACGAGGCCCGGCGCGGTCCCCCCGCGCCGGGCCTCCGCACGTCACGCGGCCTGCTCCGCGCACAGCCAGCCGACGCCCTCGGCGATCCCCGCTCCGGGTATCGCCGGACCACCGACGCCGACACCTCCGCGGCGGACGGGGTCGGGCGCACCCTGCGCCGGGGCGGGGGTGATCACTACGGTGTGGGGCAGGTGAACGACGAGGAGGAACCGGCCCATGCCCCGTGCGGAGTCCAACGGCATCGAACTGGAGTACGACACCTTCGGCGACCCGGCCGATCCCACCCTGGTGCTGGTCATGGGTCTGCGGGCGCAGATGACCGCGTGGGACGAGCGGCTGTGCGCGTTGCTGGCCGGGGAGGGGTTCCACGTCGTGCGGTTCGACAACCGCGACGCCGGGTTGTCCACCCAGCTCGACCACCTGCCCGCGCCGGACGTCATGGCCATCGCGGGCGGTGACCGGAGCACCGTGCCGTACGTGCTCTCCGACATGGCGGACGACCTCGTCGGGCTGCTCGACCACCTCGGCGCGGAGCGCGCGCACGTCGTGGGCGCGTCGATGGGCGGCATGATCGTCCAGCAGGCGGCCATCGACCACCCGGAACGGCTGCTCAGCCTCACCTCGATCATGTCGACCACGGGCAACCCGGCCGTCGGCCAGGCCACGCCCGAGGCGCGCGCGGTGCTGATGCGCCCGCCCGCCGCCACCCGCGAGGAGGCGGTCGAGAGCGCGGTGGTCAGCTGGCGGGTCATCGGCTCCCCCGGCACGGAGGCCGACGAGGAGGAGGTCCGCGCACGGGCCGCCGCGGCCTACGACCGGGCGTTCCGGCCGGCGGGCGGGGTGCGGCAGTTCGCCGCGATCGTCGCCTCGCCGGACCGGACCGCCGGTCTGCAGGGGGTGAAGCTGCCCGCGCTGGTGGTGCACGGCATGAACGACCCGCTGGTGGGCCCCAGCGGCGGTCAGGCGACCGCGGCGGCCCTCGCCGACTCCGAGTTGCTGCTGGTCGACGGCATGGGCCACGACCTGCCGCCGGCGATCTGGCCGACGCTGGTCCGGGGTGTCCGGCGCAACGCCGACCGGGCGGCCTGACCGGTCGGCAGCCGTTCCGGCGAGGGGGGCGGTGGCGGCCGGCGCCACCACCGCCCCCCTCGGGGGACTACAGGGTGCGCTGGAGGTGGTCGGACAGCACCCGCGCGAAGTGCGCCGGGTCGGGCAGGTCGCCGCCCTCGGCCAGCAGGGCCATGCCGTGCAGCAGCTCCACGGTGCCCTCCAGCCGGCTGTGGTCCTCGTCCTTGGCGAACGCCTCGTGCAGGCCGGTGACCAGCGGGTGCGTCGGGTTGAGCTCCAGGATGCGCTTGACCGGCGGCAGCTCCTGGCCCATCGCCCGGTACATCTTCTCCAGGGTCGGGGTCAGGTCGTGGGCGTCGCCGACCACGCAGGCGGGCGAGGTGGTCAGGCGCGAGGTCAACCGGACCTCCTTGACCCGCTCGGCCAGCGCGGTGGTCATCCAGGCCAGCAGGTCGGCGAAGTCCTTGCGGCGCTCCTCGGCCTGGGCCTTCTCCTCCTCGGTCTCCAGGTCGACCTGGCCCTTGGCGATCGACTGGAACTGCTTGCCCTGGAAGCCGGGGACGGAGTCGACCCACATCTCGTCGATGGTGTCGGTGAGCACCAGCACCTCGAAGCCCTTGGCGCGCAGCGCCTCCAGGTGCGGCGAGTTCTCCACGGTGGCCCGCGAGTCGCCGGTCATGTAGTAGATGTGCTGCTGGTCGTCCTTCATCCGCTCGACGTACTGCGCGAGGGTGGTCCGCGCCTCGGCGTCGTGCGTGGAGTCGAACGAGCAGATCGCCAGGATCGCGTCGCGGTTCTCGGCGTCCGCGATCAGGCCCTCCTTGACCGCCGCGCCGAACTCGCGCCAGAACGTCGCGTACGACTCGGGCTTGTCCGCCATCATCGTCTTGACCGTCGACAGGACCTTCTTGACCAGGCGGCGGCGCATCAGCGCGATCTGGCGGTCCTGCTGGAGGATCTCGCGCGACACGTTCAGCGACAGGTCCTGGGCGTCCACGACGCCCTTGACGAACCGCAGGTACTCCGGCATCAGCTCTTCGCAGTCGTCCATGATGAAGACGCGCTTGACGTAGAGCTGCACGCCGCGCTTGCGCTCGCGCATGAACAGGTCCATCGGCGCCTGGGACGGCAGGAACAGCAGCGCCTGGTACTCGAAGGTGCCCTCCGCCTGCATGCGGATGGTCTCCAGCGGCTTGTTCCAGTCGTGGCTGACGTGCCGGTAGAACTCGGCGTACTCGTCCTCGCTCACCTCGCTGGACGGCCGCGCCCACAGCGCCTTGCGCGAGTTGATCGTGGTCGGCTCGGCGGCCTCCCCGTCGTCGCCCGGCTTCCCGGGCACGAGCCGGACGGGCCAGGTGATGAAGTCGGCGTAGCGCTTGACGATCTCGCGGACCTTCGCGGTCGAGGTGTAGTCGGGCAGGTTGTCCTCGGTGTCGACCGGCTTGAGGTGCAGGGTGACGGCGGTGCCCTGCGGCGCGTCGTCGACGTCCTCGATCGTGTAGGTGCTCTCGCCGCCGGACTCCCAGCGCACGCCCTTCTCCGAACGCGGGTGCTTCGTCACCAGCGTCACCCGGTCCGCGACCATGAACGTCGAGTAGAAGCCGACGCCGAACTGCCCGATGAGGTCCTGCGGGCCGGCCGCCTCCTGCGACTCGCGCACCTTGCGCAGGAACTCGGCGGTGCCGGACTTGGCGATCGTGCCGATCAGGTTGACCACGTCGTCGCGGGTCATGCCGATGCCGTTGTCCCGGACGGTCAGCGTTCGCTGCTCCGCGTCGACCTCGATGTCGATGTGCAGGTCGGAGGTGTCGACCTCCAGGTCCTTGTCCCGGAACCCCTCCAAGCGCAGCTTGTCCAACGCGTCGGAGGCGTTGGACACCAGTTCGCGCAGGAACGTGTCCTTGTTCGAGTAGATCGAGTGGATCATCAGCTGGAGCAGCTGACGTGCCTCGGACTGGAACTCCAGCGTTTCCACGTGCTTCCTTCCTGTACGGCTTCCGTCGACCGGTCATCGTATCGGGACGCGACCGGAAATCCGGTCGATCTCCCCCGTGATCCTCGTGGTGCTGACCGTGCCGGGCGTGGGAGATCGTCGCCGGCGACCGTGCCGCACGACCTGGCGGGTGGCGCGGGGTGTCCGCGACGCGGGTGGGCAACGGCGAGGTGCCCACCCGCGCCGACCGTCACCCGCAGTCGAGGCGCGCGTCGGCCCAGTCGGCGTGGTCGAAGTTGCGGCCGTCGCCCGCGTCGGTGACCCGCAGGACGAGCGTCCGCACGCCGGTGGTGTCCACGGACGCGGCACGTCCCGGCTCGCCGCCCCGGACGACGCCGCTGTCGTGCAGCACCCGGCCGTCGCCGACCACCTGGAACACCACCGAGCCCGGCGACGTCGTCTCGTCGTCCAGCCCGAGCACCGCGCCGAACGACCGGCACGCGCCGCCCAGGTGGACCGCCACCTCGGACGGCGCGTGCACGCCGAGCCCCTTGGCGTGCACGACCCCGGCGATGGTCAACGGCCCGCCGTCACCGCCGGACGCCTCGCCGTTGGAGCGGTCGCGCTCGACCGGCCCCCACCCGTTGGACTGGGTGAACGGCAGGTCGCTCACGTGCGGTGCGCCGGTCGGCGCGACGAACACCCGCACGGCCCGCTCGACGTGCACCCGCGGGTGGCCGGGCGTGCGGAACTCCGCGGACACCGGCACGTCGTGCGCGCCGACCGCGCCCGCCGCCGGGTGCACGGTCCACGTGCCGGCGACGGCCTCGCCCGCCCGCAGCACCTGTCGCCGGACGGTCGGGCCGGTGACCTCCCAGCCGGCGGGCGCGGTCGCGGTGAGGGTGACGTCCGTGACGTCGGCGGTGGCGGTGAAGCCGCCGGTCACCACCACCGGTGCCCCCGGCCTGACGTCGGCCTCGGCCGGCGTGGTGGTGAGGGTGCTGCCGGGGACGGGCACGACCGGCTCGTCGCACGTCGTGCGCCCCGGCCGGTACGGGCAGGCCACCGCGGCGAACCCGCCGTCGCGCGGCACCGCCACCTCCAGCCGGTCCGCGGACCGGGCGACCCGGCTCTCGCGCAGCACGTCGCCGCGCGCCGCGGCCGGGTCGTCCCGCAGCACCTCGACCAGCCAGCGTCCGCCGCCCAGGAAGTCCAGTGACGCCCCCAGGGTCCGCGGGGCACCCGTCGACACCGCGCCGACGAACCACCGCTCGCCCGACCGGCGCGCCACCACCGCGTGGTCGGTCGGGTCGCCGGCGAGCAGCCGGGTGTCGTCCCACACCGCCGGCACCTGGTCGAGGTGGCGCAGGGCCTGCGGGAACCGCTCGTACGCCTCGGGTTTGTCGGCGAAGTGCGTCCACCCCGACTCGTAGAGCACGGGCAGCGCGATCTCGTGCGCGACGGACGCCTCCTTCGTGCCGACCTCCAGCGACACCGGCGTGTAGTCCATCGAGCCGACCACGTTGCGGGTGAAGAACTGCACCGGGTTGTTCGCGGCGGGCGGGGAGTTCTCCGCGCCGCGCACCGCCTCCATGGTCATCACGTGCGGCCAGGTGCGGGCGAGGCCGTGCGGGATGGTCGAGCCGTGGAAGTTGACCATCAGGCGCAGTTCGGCGGTCTTCGCCAGGACGGCGTCGTACCACTGGTAGCGGGCCCGCGAGTCGGACTCCATGAAGTCGAGCTTCACGCCCTTCACGCCCCAGTCGCGCATCCTCGGCAGCACGGAGTCGCGCTCGGCGGCCGTGTCGAGGTCGCTCCACCGGAACCACAGCAGCACCTCGACGCCCTTGGCGCGGGCGTACCGCACGAGGTCGGGCACCCAGCTCTCCTGCCAGCCCTCGTCGACGAGGACGTACTCCCAGCCGTGCGCGGCGGCGAAGTCCACGTACCGCCGCTGCCGCTCCGGGTCCCCCGGGCTGGAGTGCTCGCTCAGCCACGACCAGGCGACCTTGCCCGGCCGGACCCACGAGGTGTCGGCGAGCCGGGACGGTGGCGCGAGGTCGTCCACGAGGGTGGAGCGGCTCACGGTGGCCAGGTCGCCGACGATCGCGGTCCGCCACGGCGTGCGCAGCTCGCCTTCGGAAGCGCTGCTCCCGTCCGCGAGCACCACCTCGTAGCGGCCCGCCCCGACGTGCCGCAGCCTGCTGCCGGGGTACCGGCCGTCCACGTCGGACTCGGTCAGCAGGGCGTAGTCCCCGCCGACCCGGAACAACGACGGGTGGCCGTAGTCGCCGGGCGGGGCCCCGCCCGCGGTGGTGTGCACGCGGTTGGCCTCGTACCAGGCGTTGTAGGGCAGCAGCCAGGCCGGCGCGTCGGCGGGCAGGGCGTAGGAGGACGCCTCGCCGGTCACCACGACGGGTCCCGGCACCACGTACCGGTAGGCCACGCCGTCGGGCGCGGCGCGCACCACCAGGTCCAGCCGCGCGCCGCCGGTCCCCGCGAACGACAGCCGCGTCTCGGTCATCCGGTTGTCGCGTTCGAGCCGCTTGCCGGTGGTCGTGGCGTACCGCTCCCGCACGACCCGGTCGGACCGCCCGAGCGGCCGCAGCCCGGAGGCCAGGTCGGCGGCCTCGGTGCGCAACCCGACGGGGGCGGGGGCCAGCACGGTGCGACCACCGCGCGTGACGGCGAGCGTGAGGGCGCCGCCCTCCAGGGCGACGCGTGCCGCGACGCCGCCGGTGGGGGCGGTGACCACCCACTGGTCGGGCGCGGAGGGGCCGGGCGCGGAGGGGCCGGGCGCGGAGGGGCCGGGCGCGGAGGGGCCGGGCGCGGTGGTTCCGGGTGGTGCCGCGTCCGGGGGTGGGGCGGCGGTCGCGGGGGCGGGGAGCGCCGCCACCAGGGCGGCGGCCACTGCCAGGGCCAGTGGGCGAAGCGATGACATCGTTGTCAACCCCCGTGGTGCCGGTGCGGGCGGTGCGTGCGGGTCCCCTGATCCTGGTCATGATCCGGACCGGCGGTCAAGGGCGTGCCGGTCTTCCCAGGCACTGCATGATGACGTGTGGCACCGGTCACATCCCCTGCACTCGGAGGTCACCCGTGAACACACGTCTCCACCGCGCCCTGTCCACCGCAGCGGGGGTGGTCGCCCTGGCCCTGCCGGCGTCCGTCCTGCCGGTCCCCGGGTTACCGACGCCGCCGGCCGCGGCGGCGGAACGAGCGGCGGCACCGGGCGTCGCGGCCCTGACCTACGTGGCGCTGGGCGACTCGATGCCGTCCGGGCCGCTGATCCCCTCCCCGACCGGTCCGCTCGCCTGCGGCCGCTCCACGCACAACTACCCGCACGAGCTGGCCGCCCGGCTGGGGGCGGCGCTGACCGACGTCACGTGCAGCGGCGCGGCCGGCAGGCACCTGACTGAACCGCAGGAGCTGTCGCTGCTCGACATCCCCGCCGGGACCGCGCCGCCGCAGTTCGACGCGCTGCGCACGGACACCGGCCTGGTCACGTTGACCATCGGCGGCAACGACGTCGGGCTGGTCGGCATCGCCCAGGACTGCGTGCGGCTCGACCCCGCCGCCACGCCGTGCGCCGGCGAGCACGAGGCGCGGTTGGCCCAGCGGTTGGCCGAGTTCGGGCCGAAGCTGGCCGCCGCCCTGGACGGCATCCGCGCGCGGTCGCCGCGGGCGCGCGTGGTCGTCACCGGGTACGGGCTCTACATCAAGGCGGGCGGGTGCTGGCCGGTCCAGCCGGTGCTGCCCGCGGACGCCGACTTCCTCCAGGGCGGCGTCGACCGGCTCAACGCGGTCATCGCCGAGCGGAGCGCGGCGCACGGCGCCGAGTACGTCGACCTGAGGACGCCCAGCGCCGGCCACGACGCGTGCCAGGCGCCGTGGGACAAGTGGGTGGAGGGCTACGTGCCCACCGACCTCGCCGCGCCGCTGCACCCCAACCGGCGCGGTGAGGCCAACTACGCGCGGATCATCGCCGACCACGTGACGGGGGTGTGACGTGAGGTCGCGCTTGAGGCTGCCCCTGGTCGTCGCGCTCACCGCCGCGTCGCTCACCGCCACGGCGCCCACCCACGCCGCCGCCCGCGCCACCGGCGGCTGCGACCCGATCGGCGGCGGCGTGGAGTGCCTGCTGCCGTTCCCCAGCGACTGGCACACCCGGCCCGACCCGGGCACCGACACGGGACGGCGGGTCGCGTTCGACTCCCGCGTCCTGCCGCGCAACGCGCTCGGCAGCTCGCCGAACCCGACCGCGTGGAACCGGGCGGACGGCTTCTCCCCCGGCTCCACGCTGATCGCGCACGTGCCCGGCCTCGCCCCGGTGGCGAGCGGGATGGCCCCGGTCACCGACATCGGCCGCTCGCTCGCCCCCGACTCGCCCGTCGTGCTGCTGGACGCGACGACCGGCGAGCGGTGGCCGCACTGGGCCGAGATCGATTCGAACGACCCGCGACGCCGGGCGCTGCTGGTCCACCCGGCCCGCAACTTCCGCGACGGGCACCACTACGTCGTGGCCCTGCGCGGGCTGCGCGACGTCGCCGGGGACGAGATCGCGCCGAACGCCGCCTTCGCGGAGGTCGCCGGGCCGGACCTGGCGCCGGACGACCCGCTGCACGCCCGGCAGCGGCAGCTCCGACCGGCCCTGGCCACCCTCGCCGCGCACGGTGTCGCGCCGGACACCCTGGACCTGGCCTGGAACTTCACCGTCGCGAGCACGCGCGGCCTGACCGGCGACCTGACCACCATCCGGGACGACGCCCTGCGCGGCCTGGGCACGCGGGCACCCGCGTCGACCGTCACCGGCGTCACCGACTTCACCCCCGAGCAGGACGCGCGCATCGCCCGCGAGGTCACCGGCCGGGTCACCGTGCCCAGCTACCTGACGCTGCCCGCCGGCCTGCCCGGTTCGGTGCTGCGCCGCGGCTCCGACGGCACGCCGCGCCGTTCGCTGTTCGGCACCGTGGAGGCGCGGTTCCGCTGCGAGGTGCCCCGGTCGGCGTTCACCCGGCCCTCCTGGCCCGCCCTGTACGGGCACGGGTTGCTGGGCTCGCGGTCGGAGGTGGGGGCGGGCAACGTGAAGGCGATGGCGGCCGAGCACGGGTTCACCTTCTGCGCCACCGACTGGATCGGCATGGCGCAGGACGACATCCCGGTGGTGCTGGCGGCGCTCGCGGACATCGGCCTGTTCCCGGCGATCCCGGAGCGGTCGCAGCAGGGCCTGCTCAACGCGGTGTTCGTGGGCCGCGCGCTGGCGCACCCGCAGGGGTTCACCTCGCACCCGGCGTTCCGCACCGACGACGGCCGCCCGCTGGTCGACACCACCCGCCCGCTGGTCTTCGACGGCAACAGCCAGGGCGGCATCCTCGGCGGGGCGCTGGTGGCGGCGTCGCCGGACATCCGCACCGCCGTCCTCGGCGTCACCGGCATGAACTACGGCCTGCTGCTCAACCGCAGCAGCGACTTCGCGCGGTTCCACCAGGTGCTCGACCTGTCCTATCCGGACCGGTTGCGCCAGCAGGTGGTCCTCCAGCTGCTCCAGCTGCTGTGGGACCGGGGCGAGACCAACGGCTACGCCAACCACCTCGGCGACCGGCGCGTGCTGATGCACATCGCGTTCGGCGACCACCAGGTGGCGAACGTCGCGGCGGACGTGCAGGCCCGCACGATCGGCGCCCGCCTGGTGACGCCGGCCCTCGCGCCCGGCCGCGGCCCCGACCGCGAGCCGTACTGGGGGATCGAGCCGGCACGGCTGCCGCACGCCGGCTCGGCGATGGTCGTGTGGGACAGCGGCACGCCCGCGCCGCCGACCACCAACACGCCGCCGACGGAGCCCGACTACGGGCGCGATCCGCACGCGGACCCGCGTTCCTCGGCGGACGCGCGTCGACAAAAGGCCGCTTTCCTGACCACCGGACTGGTGGTCGACGTGTGCGGCGGAGCGCCGTGCACGGCACCGCCCGCGTGATCGATCAATTGCCTTGGACGCCCTCGGCGGGCCGTTCCGGAGAACGGCCCGCCGAGGGTGGCGACAGGTGGTGCGGTCAGGACACGGTGAACTCGTACAGCTTGGTCACCTGGCCCGGCTTGAGCGTGCACGCGGACGTGAAGGTGCCCAGGCCGGTGGTCGAGCCGTCGGCCTTCCTCGGGGTGAGCGTGGTGCTGAAGTTGCCGACCGTGATCGTGGTCTTGCCCGCCTTGGTGAGCGTGAGCGGCGGGGTGCCGCCGGTGGCGACCGTGTTGAACGCGCCGGAGGACGGCACGGGGGTCTTGGCCACGGTCAGGTTCGCGGTCACCGGCACGACGGTGCCCGCGTTGTCCACGCTGGTCGAGGCGACCGCCGTGCCCTCGACCGTCTTGGCCCCGACCAGGGCCAGGCCGAGGGTCGCGGTGGCCGGCACGGTGGCGGTGGCGGTGACGGTCGTGGCCGGCAGCGGCACGCCGACGGTGCCGGAGGCCGGCAGGTTGCCGACGGCGATCTTCACCGACATGTCCTGCGACCCGATGAGCGGGAACGGGCAGTTGTAGACGAGCGTCAGCTGGGCTGACGCCGCGTGACCGACGCCCGCGCCGCCGAGGACGGCGGTGGTCGCGACCGCGGCGCCGACCGCGAGCCCCTGGACGAGCTTCCGGGACAGGGAAATGCGCATGGACAATCTCCTCGTCGAGATCGATCGGAATACGCTTTCAACAGCGGTGGTTGGTTCTACTACCAGTCAGTAATATACTGACCCCGAAAGGCCCCTACAAGCACCGGATTCACATTTGCCGCAAATCCTTCCGATTGCACAGAAACTCCGAATGGATTTGTGCAGCTTGTGACAAAAGTCGACGGACGATCGGCCGCCGGTGGGCGCTCGCACGCCCCGCCCGGAGCCGGCGCGGGCCGTCAGCGCAGCGGCAGCCACTCGGTCGACGTGGTGGCGTCCGCCAGCGCGTCGGGCAGCGGGGCGACGCCGAGCCCCGGCCCGGTGGGCACGGGCAGGTGGCCGTCGCGGAGCACGAACGGCTCGGTGAGGTCGGCCCGGTAGTAGCGCTCGGAGGCGGAGGTGTCGCCGGGGAGGGTGAAGCCGGGCAGCGCGGCCAGCGCCACGTTGGCCGCGCGCCCGAGGCCGCTCTCCAGCATCCCGCCGCACCACACCGGCACGCCGTGCGCCGCGCACACGTCGTGCACCCGGCGGGCCTCCAGGTAGCCGCCGACCCGGCCGGCCTTGACGTTGACCACGGAGCACGCGCCGAGGCGGATCGCGTCGGCGGCGGCGCGGGCGGAGGTGACCGACTCGTCCAGGCACACCGGGGTGCGGATCGCGCGGGCCAGTTCGGCGTGGCCGAGCAGGTCCTCCTCGTCGAACGGCTGCTCGACCAGCAGCAGGCCGAACGGGTCGAGGCGGGCCAGGTGGCCGATGTCGGCGCGGGTGTAGGCGGTGTTGGCGTCGACCTGGAGCAGCACGTCGTCGCCGAACCGCTCGCGCACCGCGCGCACCGGCTCGACGTCCCAGCCGGGCCGGACCTTCAGCTTGATCCGCAGGTAGCCCGCGTCGAGGTGGCCGGCGACCTCGTCGAGCAGGCGCGGCACCGAGTCTGCGATGCCCACCGACACCCCGCACGGCACGCGGTCGCGCACGGCGCCCAGCTCGCGCGCGAACGACCGGCCGGCGGCGCGCAGCTCGGCGTCCAGGACGGCCGTCTCCAGCGCCGCCTTCGCCATCCGGTGCCCCTTGAACGCGGCCAGCGCGGGCGCCACGGCGGTCGCGTCCGCCACTCGTGCCGCGGCGGGCACGAAGTACGCCCGGAGCACGTGCTGCGCGGCCTCGACGTACTCCGAGGAGTACAGCGGGTCCGTCAGCGCGACGCACTCGCCCCACCCCTCGGCCTCGTCGGTGACCGCCCGCACCAGCAGGACGTCGCGGGTGGTCTCGCTGCCGAACGAGGTCCGGAACGGCGCGACCAGCGGCATCCGGACCCGGCGCAGCTCCACCCCGGTCAGCTCCACCCGTCTCCCCCCGTCACGACGTACCCGCCGGCGCGGTCGAACCCGGTGATCCGCCCCCCGGCGGCGAGCAGCGGCACGAGGGCCTCGCGCAGCGCGGCCCGCCACCGCTTCGCCGCCTCCGGGTCGGTGGCGCGCAGGGCGGCCACGTCCGGCGGCACGGGCACCAGCGCGGCCCCCTCGGGCACGGGGCAGGCCCGCGGCAGGGGCGCGTGGACGTCCCAGCGCACCAGCACCCGGTCGCTGGCGTCGTCGGCGTTGATGCCGTCGCGCATCGGGCCGTAGAAGTCCGGCAGGTACTCCACGACCTCACCGCCGAGCTTGGCCAGGTTGAAGTGGGCGTTGCGGCTGACCAGCGGGTCGAAGGTCCAGGTGATGGTGCGGACGCCGCGTGCCGCGGCCCACGCCCGCTGGTGCAGCTTGAGCGCGTACCCGACGCCCCGGCCGAGGGCGGTGGCGGCCACGCCGGTGATGTGGCTGTGCAGGGTGGCCTCGGCGGGCGGGCCGAAGAACCCGGCGACGGCGCCGACGAGCGCGGCGCCGTCGTACGCGCCGGCCACGTAGTTCCCGCCCTTGGTCAGGGCGCGCATCACCTCGGTGGTGATCGGCCGGTTCGCCGGGTCGGGCCGCCAGATGTCGTCGAAGAGCCGCTGCACCGCCGCGAGGTCGCCCAGCTCGGTCACCGCGCGGACCCGCACGCCGGCGGCGCGGGCGGCGTCCCCCGCGTCGTCCTCCGGCCCGGTCACCGCTCCCCCAGCAGGTCGGCGACCAGCGCCGCCACCAGTGCCGCGCGGGGCGCCAGCTCGTCGACCAGGACGTGCTCGTCGTCGGCGTGCGCGCCACCGCCCACCGCGCCGAGGCCGTCGAGGGTGGGCGTGCCGACGCCGGCGGTGAGGTTGCCGTCCGAGCCACCGCCGACGGCCACCCCGCGCAACGGCGGCAGGCCGAGCGCGGCGGCCACCCGGGACGCCCGGTCGAACAGGTCCGCCGAGGCGGTCCGGGGCAGCGGCGGGCGGCTCGGGCCGCCGACGACCTCCAGCACCGCGTCGTCCAGCACGGGGCGCAGCGCACGCAGGGCGGCGTCCACGCGGTCCTGCTCGGCCGCGTCCCGGGCACGGACGTCCACCGCGAACTCGCCCGCGGCGGGCACCGTGTTCGCCGACGCGCCGGCGGACAGCAGGGTCGGCGTGACCGTGGTGCCGCGTCCCGGGTCGGCCAGGGCGGCCACGGCGAGCACCTGGTGGGCCAGTTCGACGGACGCGTTGACGCCCCGCTCGGGTTCCAGGCCCGCGTGCGCGGCCCGGCCGGTGACCCGCACGGAGTACTGGGACACGCCCTTGCGCTCGACCTTGAGCGCGCCACCCGGCGCGGACGCCTCCAGCACCAGGGCCGCCGCGCAGCCCGCCGCCTCCGCCCGGATCAGCTCCCGCGAGGTCGGCGAGCCGATCTCCTCGTCCCCGGTGACCAGCAGCGTCACCCCGGCGCGGTCGGGCAGGGCGGCGATCGCGTGGAAGGCGGCCACCAGACCGGCCTTCATGTCGAAGCAGCCGGGGCCGCGCAGCACACCGCCGTCCGCGGTGGCCGGGTGGGTGGCGA
This region of Saccharothrix longispora genomic DNA includes:
- a CDS encoding SGNH/GDSL hydrolase family protein; this translates as MNTRLHRALSTAAGVVALALPASVLPVPGLPTPPAAAAERAAAPGVAALTYVALGDSMPSGPLIPSPTGPLACGRSTHNYPHELAARLGAALTDVTCSGAAGRHLTEPQELSLLDIPAGTAPPQFDALRTDTGLVTLTIGGNDVGLVGIAQDCVRLDPAATPCAGEHEARLAQRLAEFGPKLAAALDGIRARSPRARVVVTGYGLYIKAGGCWPVQPVLPADADFLQGGVDRLNAVIAERSAAHGAEYVDLRTPSAGHDACQAPWDKWVEGYVPTDLAAPLHPNRRGEANYARIIADHVTGV
- a CDS encoding DUF6801 domain-containing protein, which produces MRISLSRKLVQGLAVGAAVATTAVLGGAGVGHAASAQLTLVYNCPFPLIGSQDMSVKIAVGNLPASGTVGVPLPATTVTATATVPATATLGLALVGAKTVEGTAVASTSVDNAGTVVPVTANLTVAKTPVPSSGAFNTVATGGTPPLTLTKAGKTTITVGNFSTTLTPRKADGSTTGLGTFTSACTLKPGQVTKLYEFTVS
- the menC gene encoding o-succinylbenzoate synthase; this translates as MELTGVELRRVRMPLVAPFRTSFGSETTRDVLLVRAVTDEAEGWGECVALTDPLYSSEYVEAAQHVLRAYFVPAAARVADATAVAPALAAFKGHRMAKAALETAVLDAELRAAGRSFARELGAVRDRVPCGVSVGIADSVPRLLDEVAGHLDAGYLRIKLKVRPGWDVEPVRAVRERFGDDVLLQVDANTAYTRADIGHLARLDPFGLLLVEQPFDEEDLLGHAELARAIRTPVCLDESVTSARAAADAIRLGACSVVNVKAGRVGGYLEARRVHDVCAAHGVPVWCGGMLESGLGRAANVALAALPGFTLPGDTSASERYYRADLTEPFVLRDGHLPVPTGPGLGVAPLPDALADATTSTEWLPLR
- a CDS encoding GNAT family N-acetyltransferase, with protein sequence MTGPEDDAGDAARAAGVRVRAVTELGDLAAVQRLFDDIWRPDPANRPITTEVMRALTKGGNYVAGAYDGAALVGAVAGFFGPPAEATLHSHITGVAATALGRGVGYALKLHQRAWAAARGVRTITWTFDPLVSRNAHFNLAKLGGEVVEYLPDFYGPMRDGINADDASDRVLVRWDVHAPLPRACPVPEGAALVPVPPDVAALRATDPEAAKRWRAALREALVPLLAAGGRITGFDRAGGYVVTGGDGWS
- a CDS encoding M20 family metallopeptidase; this translates as MLADIAELVACESPSEDLAAVAASADLVARIGAERLGAAPERITSAGRAHLRWAFGDGPTRVLVLGHHDTVWPVGSLATHPATADGGVLRGPGCFDMKAGLVAAFHAIAALPDRAGVTLLVTGDEEIGSPTSRELIRAEAAGCAAALVLEASAPGGALKVERKGVSQYSVRVTGRAAHAGLEPERGVNASVELAHQVLAVAALADPGRGTTVTPTLLSAGASANTVPAAGEFAVDVRARDAAEQDRVDAALRALRPVLDDAVLEVVGGPSRPPLPRTASADLFDRASRVAAALGLPPLRGVAVGGGSDGNLTAGVGTPTLDGLGAVGGGAHADDEHVLVDELAPRAALVAALVADLLGER